A region from the Salvia splendens isolate huo1 chromosome 15, SspV2, whole genome shotgun sequence genome encodes:
- the LOC121767099 gene encoding E3 ubiquitin-protein ligase SIRP1-like yields MSSMEQARYWCHMCSQTVNPITDSEAMKCPVCGSGFLEEEISESNDRALSLWAPSLLGMMANPIRPRPLMETEAEDDAQLTTRQRSRNSAAILQLLQSIQAGMLADHHNQEREAQAQRVILINPFNQTIMLQGDRPPFASLGDYFIGPGLDLLLQHLSENDPNRYGTLPAQKEVVDALPSVTIHEPMQCAVCLDDCDEGAHLKEMPCKHKFHEMCIGPWLDLHSSCPVCRYQLPADDSKLVSDNSTPDNRISDNGRRFSVPLFWPFTALVQSHDAPTPPSATEDHDN; encoded by the coding sequence ATGTCAAGTATGGAGCAAGCGAGGTACTGGTGTCACATGTGCTCTCAAACAGTCAATCCCATCACGGATAGTGAAGCCATGAAATGCCCTGTTTGTGGCAGCGGCTTCCTCGAGGAGGAAATCTCCGAATCCAACGACCGCGCCCTCTCCCTCTGGGCCCCTAGCTTGCTCGGCATGATGGCTAACCCCATCCGCCCCCGTCCCTTGATGGAGACGGAGGCTGAGGATGATGCTCAGCTCACGACCAGGcagaggtctaggaactcagccGCCATTCTCCAGCTCCTCCAAAGCATCCAAGCTGGAATGCTGGCTGATCATCATAATCAGGAGAGAGAAGCACAAGCACAGCGTGTGATCTTGATCAACCCCTTCAACCAGACCATCATGCTTCAGGGGGACCGTCCCCCCTTTGCCTCTCTCGGTGACTATTTCATTGGCCCTGGTCTTGACTTGCTGCTGCAGCACTTGTCCGAGAATGATCCCAACCGGTATGGCACTCTGCCTGCGCAGAAAGAGGTGGTCGACGCCCTCCCCTCTGTCACCATCCACGAGCCGATGCAGTGTGCTGTTTGTTTGGATGACTGTGACGAGGGGGCTCACCTTAAGGAGATGCCTTGTAAACATAAGTTCCATGAAATGTGTATCGGGCCCTGGCTTGACCTGCATAGCTCTTGCCCCGTGTGTAGGTATCAGCTACCGGCTGATGACTCTAAGCTTGTCTCTGATAATAGCACTCCAGATAATAGGATAAGTGACAATGGGAGACGATTCTCTGTTCCGCTTTTCTGGCCTTTCACCGCTTTGGTTCAATCGCACGATGCACCAACACCTCCATCTGCAACTGAGGATCATGACAACTGA